The DNA segment GGACCTCGATCTTGTTGCGAAGTTCGTCGACGGTTCCGCCGTGATTCCACATCTTCGCGTGCCGGGCGACGAGCTTAAGCAAGACTTTCTCGCCACCGCCTCCGATCAGGATGGGCGGGTGCGGCTGTTGGACCGGCCGCGGCTCCGCCCACGCGTCTTTCAATTTGTAGAAGCGTCCTTCGAAGGAGGGGTTCTCAGTCGTCCAAAGAAGCTTCTGGAGCCGAACCGCCTCGTCGAGCTGAGCCAGCCGCGTCCCGACAGACGGGAACTCGTACCCATAGCCGCGATACTCCTCTTCGAACCACCCGCAGCCGACCCCGTGGATGAAGCGTCCACCCGAGATCACGTCGATGGTTGCGGCCATCTTCGCTGCGAGTGCCGGGTTTCGGTACGAGTTGCACGCGACCAGAAGTCCCATGCGGATCCGCTCGGTCTCGCGCGCGAGCGCCGCGAGCAACATCCAGCCATCCATCTGGCTCTCCGAGCGGGCGCGGACGACCGAGTAGAAGTGATCGTCGAGCCAGATCGAGTCGAAGTCGAGACTATCCGCCGCCCGCCAATGCGCCGCGAGCGCGTCGTAGGTCGCGCCCTCCTGCGGCGTCTGGATACCGAAATGCAGTGGGATCGAGGCCATGAGCCTTCGTTATCCGAATCAGCCGGCATGAT comes from the Candidatus Binatia bacterium genome and includes:
- a CDS encoding TIGR03560 family F420-dependent LLM class oxidoreductase, coding for MASIPLHFGIQTPQEGATYDALAAHWRAADSLDFDSIWLDDHFYSVVRARSESQMDGWMLLAALARETERIRMGLLVACNSYRNPALAAKMAATIDVISGGRFIHGVGCGWFEEEYRGYGYEFPSVGTRLAQLDEAVRLQKLLWTTENPSFEGRFYKLKDAWAEPRPVQQPHPPILIGGGGEKVLLKLVARHAKMWNHGGTVDELRNKIEVLRAHCSSEGTDINAIEKTWFGNVVIDEDPSRAQARLERLAKAWGRSPDEMAKSHLVGTPEAMIDRMHEYLEAGITGFIAMFGRVDDLRTTRLVGEKVLPAFR